The Malus domestica chromosome 10, GDT2T_hap1 nucleotide sequence aattttcaaaaactcacattaaaatataaaataaaaataaaatagttatcaaacgatCTCTTAGTTGTAACCAATTTCCTATTCTATTATCTCTCTTTACGTGTTCATCTTCTTACTCTACTTCTTTGATCACAGATAAACTGGTTttatatcttcttttttttctttgtgtatCTCATGATTGATACGTGAGGTGAAAtatatagagaaaaaaaaatgaaaaaagatgCAGAGAAAATGGGGTCCGAAGATTGTTGCAACTaaagtttttcatgcaagttCTTCTCCCATCCACTCACTTGCAATTTGAACATTTCTCCCAGACTCTATTAAGTACTGGTTACTCATTGGCTTATCCAAGATTAGTCTTCTTCACTAAAAAAAAGGCCTAATGGAGCTCAATTAATTAGCCCAACACATTTAACATGACTCTCCCTATATTATATTCTACAATTCCTTTCTTCACTTGCTTACTTTTCAATCCAACATCATGTTTCAATTTTAATGGACAAAACAGAAAAAGATCACCATCAAAACATCAAGTTTGAAAAggaataaatattaaaaatatagcTAAAGGGGCATATGAACAAAATGTTAGTAAAGTTAAACTTCTATAAATTAATAGCTTTGGGACCAAAGAAATTTGTTAATTTAGCAAAGAAAAACGTTATTcacattcatttttactttttatacaCTGTTATTTGTTAGTCATTGGTTTTCTTTAATTCCCTTGATCCGACAATTGAAAAttgagaggattgtgagagaattaaaaattagtgtgtggatagcactatCATTCagcaaaatattaaataaacgaTAAATTAATAACTTACTAATTTATCAagttatttcttattttcttaaATATTGTACAATGTATTTAGTTTCTCTTTTTATGAATTAACAATTCTATGTGTTTTTTTAACTAAGTAAAATTCATGAATctacttatttattttttaaaaaataaactatACATTGGTCAATGTACTACATCATTCCATTTTATAAACATTTAAACGAGCAAAAACtatatttaaataaacaaaagcTATAGTAACACAACACTTCATATGTCAATGGCCTCTTATCTCTAAGAGCAAGTCTACCCCTaaagactttgcgccagcacccagcccatttatccactcaagtgaacaatGATAGACTCTAATGAATAGTAATAGACCAAtacatctccacccctaaaactaaatagcctagtcaattttattaaaatattattaatttttattataaaataataatttggtttttttactttctgacttcttcccttcttcttcttctggaaaTGGACCTCCTCCTCACCACACCAACGCTCCATACACCCACCAACTACTCACCACAACAACGCTCCCCCAAAAATTGACCTCCTCCTCCTGGAAAAGAACATTCTGGGTCTCTCCGTGGCAAGAAATTCAAGCTCCCGCCTGGTCTCATACTCGTACTCGTTTTTTGGAAACTGGCTCCAGGTCGGCGACAACCTTTACCACTGTAATCCCGCCGACTTCGCCAAGAAATGCGACGACTGCTTCCTCCTTCGCATAGGGCAGCGCAACCTCCTCCTCGTCTCCTCATCGGAGCTCGCAAGGGGAAGGGGGACATGGTGTTGAATATATGGATTTATCAGGGGAAAGGGGTTGATGGGGTTCCGGATGAGAGAGACGGTAGCCATGGCGTCAAATGAGCCGTCTCCTTCCTCTGTCTATTTTAGGCCGACCTGTGGactggcttgggctgggtgccagtctATTCCACGGGCTGGAGTGAATTAGCTGAGtctcagctttttttttccaCTGGGTGCCGGGCTATTCCACctccggtggaactgctctaaggTGTAAAGACAATCACAATGATGAAGGAAATGCATAAAGCATTGTACAAgtacaacaaaaacaatccatgtaacactcaaaaacaatttaggAGGAAATAAACAATGCTTAAGTCATATTTGAAGAAGGCCTCATAGTTGAATCATAAACActatgtattaaaaaattattaatttatatattatgtgGGACCTATATGAAGTTTTtaggccaatttttttttttttttttgggtaatccATGTGGTGAGACCCTAATTTTGAACCAACTCATCAGGTGAAAAGTTGATAATCATAACCTTGTGATCAAGTTCATTAGAAGTGTCGATCCAATTAAGAATTTTCATTATTATGCTGATCAAGTTCATTAGAAGTGTCGATCCAATTAAGAATTTTCATTATAATTCTGTTACATCTCGTTAAAATGTAGGTACAAAACTGTCCTTCAATCCAATTATATATAGGGTAAATTGTAATTATGGTCgcttaattttaactcaattggagcaatggtccatcaacgaaaaatccattaccattggtccttcaactcatcaaaaagtgcagctatggtccctcaactaaaaattcattattattggtccctcaactttaattcaactggagaaatgatcccttaactttaacccaattgtagcaatggtccttccaacatagctcgttttgacaaatgttttgacgtagttgacgaaaaggaccataattacacactttgatgagttgaggaaccctaattatataaatggttattttaatataacttattttgacgaaattgatgaaaatgactatagctacacattttgataagttgagggaccaatggtaatagatttttagttgagggactattgctccaatttgattaaagtagagagaccattactacaatttactcttatatATATTGCGAcatagacatgtaaattttattttaatttattttttagaacTGAAGGAAAATTTTACCCAAAATTCCCGTAACCCCATCTTCCTAGTAACGTCTACCAGCACTGGTTCTGAAGGAAGGAATTAGAATGACAGTCATGGAAGGTGTTCTTTAAAATCAACCTACTTTGCCCCTACAACCACCGTAACCCATGGCGGTGGAGAGAGCATGCGATGCCTCGAAGTCATTGCCTGAGACGGTGCCAagagagagcaatttattcatctgttgttttttttgtcaaacaaaatatTCATCTGTTTTTGAGAGAGGGATGTTAGCGGGGGAGATGGAGAATGAAGTGGTGCGGGGCTGAGGAAATAGAGACTGAGTGGGAGCCGACGGGAGTCATCGGTGTGTGGGTTTTattttaactattttttttctcattttgttaaaactcttttagtttttctttctaCTTTTAGTTTTCTGTAGAAAATAATGGGCTGTAATTTTTGCCCCTACACGTGGATGGGGTTTTTGGTAGAAATTGACTCGGACTAAGATTAATAACTGACTTGACTACAAGTTTATGATTAACAATATTTTCATCACGTGTTTGTTCAAAATTAGGGTCTCACCGCACAGTCCACTAAAAAATATTTGGCCGATTTTTTGTAATGCTTTATCCTATAAATTTAGTGAATTGTTAATTTACTATGTAATGTCTTTTAAGTTGAGACCagccaaaaatattatttaaccaaaattattaaattattgaGATTCTACGGGTATATACAAGTTTAAATTACTAAAATTACAGCACGTACAAAAATGATAAACAGAGTGAGAGGAGAAGCAAACTGCaggtttaaatttaattacacaacaATTAAACAGAAAATATACACACCCTTTCTGTATAATCATATCATACAAAAGTGAGAGAATAAGGAGACAACCCAGCTGAGCTCGAATGCTAAATCTATTCGGAAAGCTACAAGCTGGGTGTCCCAAAGCCTCCCACTCTAAAATCTTCTAAATACACCCAAAACTGCATACACAAAAAATATAACAGATGAGTCTCCGGGGGCATATCAGATAGCTTCCCACAGGTAAATCTCCTCTGTAAATTTTGCTAATTTACTCCTGAGGGGCAGTAAATTTCCTCAGGCCTGCTTCTTCAAGTCCTTAGCGCTTATAAACGTTCCATGAAAACCGTACGGAACTCTCGAGGGCAGCTGAATTGTAGCTTCCACCTTCAAATCCATGGTGTTCACGATTTGCAGCTCCGACTTCCACTTCTTCTCGTCGTGAACGAAGGCCAAAATGTAACCATCGTCCTCGTCCTCCGAGTTGGGGTCCCTGGGAAGAAACAGAGGTTCGCCACCGTACTTCTCGTCACCGTAGATATGCTTCTTCACCTCACCAGTGGAGAGGTCCACCTTCGCAAAACCCGAAACTTTCGGCCACGGCTCCGCCAGGGCCAAATACGCGGACTGGGTTTTTCTCCCTAGCTTGTTCCGGTTCACCATCCCAGCTTCCAGGTTCAGATTCTCGGAGCAAATGCGGCGGCGCGTCGACTTGCCGGTTTTCAAATTGAGCCGGATTTCGGACAGAACACTCTCTAAATTCTCGTCGCATTCATTGAAAATGGAGTCCGGCGGCGTCATGCACGAGCCGATAACGACGATCTCGTCCGTCTCCGGCTCCTCCCACGCGTTCCAGAGGTGGAAGCAGAAGCAGTCGGGGCAGTCGACCCACCGGATTCCCGATGCGTCCTTGGCATTCTTGTCGAGGATCCCAAAACGAGACATCTTGTTTTTGTCGTAAATCACGGGGGACCCACCgccgatcatctcctgcagcttgAACACCACCTGCTGGTCGGGGATTACGACGTGTCGTTCGGTAATGGCGAAGTCGTGCATCATGGTGGGCTGCTCGAGGTTGATTTCGATGTCGGGGGACTTCTCGCCGTTTGGGGAGAATTTGAAGTATTTCAAGTAAGGCCTCTGAACGACGTCGTAGCTGAGCGCGAAGAGGTCCCCCGTGGCGGGGTCAACCTTCGGGTGGGCGATCATTGTGGACTTCAGCTGCCCTTCGAAGTCGTAGCGGCCGACCGTTTTGAGGTCTCCTGTTTCGGTGATTTGGACGTGGTACGGCAAGTCGTCTTCCGACATGGCGAGAAGATGGCCGTTGTGGTAGACGAGGCCGGCGTTCGCGACGCCGATGCCGTGGGTGGGGTCCACGAGCCCGAACATCCCTCGGGCGTAGAAAAGGAGGAGGCGGGCGATGCCGGAGTGGCCGTGTAGCTCGCCAATGGCTTTGGGAAATAGGGGACGGCCGAGGTCACGTTCTTGGCTGATACGGCTGGTTTCGGTGAACCTGCAAGCGTAGCTGGCGGTTCCGTCTTTGAACTGGAGGGCATGGACCATGCCGTCGCCGTCGAAGAGATGGTGACCGGCGACCGGCTCGTGAAGTGGGTTGGCGCCGTTTCGGACGTAGACGCC carries:
- the LOC103445724 gene encoding 9-cis-epoxycarotenoid dioxygenase NCED1, chloroplastic-like — its product is MPSTATVAATGTRVKPVTSTTRHRRLSSLNSSNSFRNQLGFSPSSSSIFKSKTISCSLQTPSLVQIPKHSPTYQRPSTSTSTKIPRENKTQKSPTSSKPVPQQWNLLQRAASMALDAMESALLSKEKQHPLPKTSDPKVQIAGNFAPVPEHPVEHYLPVTGKIPDSIQGVYVRNGANPLHEPVAGHHLFDGDGMVHALQFKDGTASYACRFTETSRISQERDLGRPLFPKAIGELHGHSGIARLLLFYARGMFGLVDPTHGIGVANAGLVYHNGHLLAMSEDDLPYHVQITETGDLKTVGRYDFEGQLKSTMIAHPKVDPATGDLFALSYDVVQRPYLKYFKFSPNGEKSPDIEINLEQPTMMHDFAITERHVVIPDQQVVFKLQEMIGGGSPVIYDKNKMSRFGILDKNAKDASGIRWVDCPDCFCFHLWNAWEEPETDEIVVIGSCMTPPDSIFNECDENLESVLSEIRLNLKTGKSTRRRICSENLNLEAGMVNRNKLGRKTQSAYLALAEPWPKVSGFAKVDLSTGEVKKHIYGDEKYGGEPLFLPRDPNSEDEDDGYILAFVHDEKKWKSELQIVNTMDLKVEATIQLPSRVPYGFHGTFISAKDLKKQA